TTTATGAAAAAAATCCACTAGCAGCTTTTTACGCACAAAACGAACTAGATGCTCCACTTCTTCTTGGAGAAAACATTACAATTTTAACTAATCACGAAAAATTTAAAAAAGTTAAAAATGCAATTATAAATAAACTTGACTTTTTAGCTTTCAAAAAATTATATATGGTTTTTTTGAGTAACGAGAAAGAGAAAGGCGTTATTATCTATAAATATTTAAAAACAGCTTTTAAACTTGGTCCTGAGGTTCATAATTTTTTAAATATTAATGAAATAAGAATTGTTGATAACATCTCTAAACAAATCTCTTATGAAACCCATAGATTTGAAGGCTTTATAAGATTTAATTATATAGATGAAAAATTTTTATATTCTTCAATTGAACCTGATAATGATATTTTAGAATTACTTGGCGATCATTTTCAAAACAGATTTCCTAAAGAATATTTTATTATCCATGATATATTAAGAGATAAAGCTTTAATTTATAACACCTTTTTTTATGAAATAATAGAAATGACTAATGATACTTATGAAAAACTCAAATCACACAGCGATGATTATACTAAGCTTTGGAAAGCTTATTTTAAATCAACCACAATCGAAGAGAGAAAAAACCTACGCCTACAATCTAGAATGATGCCTAAAAGATACTGGAAGCATATATTAGAAACATAGGCTTGCCTAAATAACTCAAAATAGCCAATGCTCAATTTTCATATATTAATTGAGCATTGGCTATTTATCCTATTGAATCATCTTATTTTTATTAAGCATTACCATCTACTATAACTTCTAATTCCCCTGTTTCTGGGCTCATTATAAGTCCATGTACTTTTATATCAGATGGAATTAAAGGATGATCTTTTATCATTCTCACACTTTCTTTTATTGATTCTTCAACTGACTCAAATCCATGAAGCCACTTCTCAACATTAACACCTGCATTGTTTAATGTTGAAATTGTTTCTTCCTTTATTCCTCTATCTACCATCTTTTTAACAAGACTTTTAGTATCCAAATTACTCATCCCACAACCATGATGTCCTACTACAAAAACATCTTCTGCTCCAAATTCATAAACTGCAACTACTATACTTCTCATTACACCACCAAAATGGTGCATAACAGTAGCTCCAGCATCTTTAATTATTTTAGCATCCCCATTTTTTATATTCATTGCTTTAGGTAGTAATTCAGTAAGTCTTGTATCCATACATGATAATATAACCATTTTTTTCTTAGGAATTTTAGTTGTTATATATGCTTCATAATCCTTATTCTCAATAAACTTCCTATTATAGCCCAATATTTCTTCTAGTTTGCTCATTTGCCCCACGTCCTTACTTCATAAATTAATATTGATATAACTTTTCGTATTACATCAATATTAATTTAAGTTTTAATAATTGTAAAGTTAATAATTTTAAACCTAGTAAAATAATAGTTATTTATCAGTTGATTTTTGTAAAAATAAGTCAACATTGTCAATCGTAACTTCTGTATGAGCTGTTCTTATATATTTCCCTTTTTCCAACCCTTGCACTGAACTCATATCTCCATGTGTAGCTAACTTGTAAGCTAAATTAAAAATCGCATCTGCTTGTTTCCATGAATCATTTATAACAGTTCCAATCATCGTTCCTTTTTTTACAGCCTCTAAAGCCTTTGGAATTCCATCGATACCTATTACTAGTGGTTTATTCTTAATTCTGTTTTGACCTTCTAATGCCTGTATTGCACCAAGGGCCATATCATCATTATTACTAAACACCACTTCAATTTTATCACCATAAGTATTAATCCATTTTGACATTTTTGCAGTTGCTTGTGCCGATTGCCAATAAGCCGTATCATCAGCTACCTTTTCTAACTCAATTCCATTCTTCTCCATAGCTTTTATGCAATATTCTGATCTTATTAGTGCATCTTGGTGTCCAGGTTCTCCTTCTAACATAGCATATTGTATTTTTCCATCACCATTTCTATCTACCATTTGCTTATTTTTTCTATATGCATTAATTATTATATCAGCTTGCATTTCTCCTGCCTTTTCTGCTTCAGCTCCTACATAATATAACTTATTCCATCTATCTAAATCTTCTTCCACAGGTTCTCTATTAAAAAAGACAACTGGTATATTCGATGCTTTTGCCTTATCTATAATTGTTGATGCAGTTGTACGATCCACCATATTTACACATATAACATCATAATTTTGTGAAACAAATCTTTCAACCTGACTACTTTGTTCAGATGCACTGCCTCTTGCATCTAGTACGTTAATTATTATTTTATAATTCCCATCATTTTCTTTATCTTTAGCTATTTCTTCAATATTTTTTACAATTGTTGATATAAATGCATCATCTTGATTATATAAGGTTACCCCTATTTTTATTTCTTTAATATGATTATTATAATTGCTTATAGTTACATTTTTATCGCAGGCTGATAATAAATATATAATTGGTATTATCGTTAAGAATTTAGATAATTTCTTGATTTTTTTCACAATATCTCCTCCACAACACCATTCATTCAAATTCCAAAATTTCAACCCCAAAACTTACTATATCTTTATTTAATAAATGGAAATAACAATCTTTGATTTGTTTCTGAATACATATTATCTTTATTAATTACAGTTGAAGAAATTGAATTTTCATTTTCTTTTTTCTTATTCAATTTATCTACCGCTGTTTTTATTCCCAAATATCCTACATTAAACTCATTTTGAATAGCAGTTGCATTAATAATCTTATCTTCTAAAAAGGAAATAATTTTATTCGTACTTCCAACCCCGTAAACCTGTACATCTGCTATTTTTTTGTCTATATTTCCAAAATCTTTCTTTGTTTGAGCAATCCACTCTAATTCTTCAGAATCAAAAGCAACTATTACATTTATATTACTATCTTCTAATATTTTTTTGGTCTCCTCACGATAGGTTGATGGATTACTATCATTAAACTCCCAAAATATATAGTTATTTTTTGTGTTACTTAAGACGCTCATAAATCCATCATATCTTTCTTTTATGCTGCTGCACTCCAAGTTATTTTTCACAATCACAATATTATTATTCACATTACCATTTTTAACAACTTCTTCTGCTAAATTTTCACCAAGAGCATAATTATTACAAGAAATACTTGAAAGTTTTTGTTCTGACTTAATTGTTGATTCAATCATCACAACTGGAATTTTTCTCATTGCATTTTCTATAGGTTCCGACATTTTTTCATAATCAGTTGGTGCTATAACTATAGCATCAGCCTTATTTCTGATTTCCTTTTCAATGAGTTCCTTTTGCTCTATTGTACTATTATCCTCTGCTAAAGTAATGAATCTTATATTTACATCCATTTCAGATGCAGCTTGTTCTATTCCCTGCCTTATTATCATTGAGCTTTCACTGTTTTTCCCTCTAGTTATAACTGAAATATTATACATTCTCTTCTCTTTTTCATGCAATATAGTATCATTCATAAGAAGTACAAAGGATGTTATTAATAATAAAAATAGAAAAATAAAAATTCGTTTTTTTTTCTTTCTCACTAATTATCTTCCTCCCTCTTCCTTACTTCAGAATAATCAACGCATGGCATATGGATACTTATTGTCGTTCCTTCATCTGGTTCACTAAAAATTTTAAGTCCATAACCTTTTCCGTAATACAATTGTATTCTTTCATGAACATTTTTAAGTCCAATTCCTGAACTTTTCTTCTCATTTTCAGCTTTACTTTTAATTGTTAGGAGTGCATCTGCGACTTCCTGTGGCATTCCTAGACCATTATCTACTACATCAATAAATAAATCCCCCTCTTTAATATATGACTTAACTAAAATCTCACCGTCTCCACTCATGAACTCCATTCCATGGTAAATTGCATTTTCAATTATTGGCTGAATTATCAACTTAATACTTGCTAAATTTAAAGTATCCTCATCTACCTCAATATTATAAGTAAATTTATTTTTATATCTTATATTTTGAATAGTCAAATAGTTACGTGCATGCTCAATTTCATCTTTTACAGTTATTATATTTTTCCCTCTGCTCAAGCTTATCCTAAAAAGTCTTGCTAAAGCTGTTACCATGATAATAGCCCCATCATAATTTTCATTTTCTATCATCCAAATAATAGAATCTAACGTATTATATAAAAAATGTGGATTTATCTGAGCCTGCAATGCATTAAGTTCGCTTTTTCTTTTAGATTCCTGCTCAGATATTATATTATCCATAAGCGAATGCATTTGATTGACCATGGACCTAATTGCTTTTCCTAAATGCTTAGTCTCATAGGAACCACTAATTGATATTTCTACATCTTTAACTCCACTTTCTAGCTCTTTTACGCTTTTTTCTAGAGATCTTATAGGATTAGCTATACGTGATGATACAAGCATATTAAGAAATACAAGCACGCAAATACCAAATGATATTATAAATATTGCAAATATGCTCATTTGAGAATAATCAGAGGTTATATCCTTCATAGGAGTAACTCCAACAATCTTCCAGCCTGTATATCCTACAGTTTTAACAGTTACTAACCTTTCTTCCCCTTGAAAATTTTCTTCATGGTTTCCTTCTTCGTATGCAGCTGCAATCTTATTATTTTCTTCAATTAAATTTGAATAAATTAATTGTTGGCGTGGATGATAAATTATTTCTCCATCTCTATCAATTAAATATACATATGCTGATTGACCTAAACTTGCATTTTTACAAATTTGCTCAATACCACTAAAATTAATATCTACTAGCAAAACACCTGATGTAGTTCTCTTATTATTTGTAAGTTCTACTGCACGACTTAATGATACAACCCAATGATATTTATTATCTGGATCAATAAATATATTTTGCACATGCGGTGTTGAAAAATGTAGATTTTCTTTTCTACTTAATGCAGTATAAAACCAATCATTAACCCTTGGATCAACTGAGCTTTTCAACTTTCCTAAAGGTGATGCTGCTACAACTTCACCATCATTTGAAAAAACACATATGCTTGTAATAGAATCTTTATTTGCTCCATAAAGCAAATCCATTTCTTTATCTATACTTTCATTTGCTAAATCCTTCTTTTTAATAACATCATAATATGTTGTATCAGATATTCTCATCATATTATGCAGATAGTTATCTAAATTTAAATTAACTTGGTCAAGCATAGATTTGTTATTTTCAGCTATTATATCTTCGGTAGAATTTATAAATCTAAAATATAAGGCCCCACTAACAATTAACATTCCTATAACTGCAATTCCTGTAAAAGCAATTGAAATTATATATTTTATACTTGCATTCTTAAAATATTTAATTATTTTTTGTATTTTTTCCCTTAT
The window above is part of the Clostridium saccharoperbutylacetonicum N1-4(HMT) genome. Proteins encoded here:
- a CDS encoding TIGR03915 family putative DNA repair protein; protein product: MKIYVYDNTFEGLLTAIYEAFYEKNPLAAFYAQNELDAPLLLGENITILTNHEKFKKVKNAIINKLDFLAFKKLYMVFLSNEKEKGVIIYKYLKTAFKLGPEVHNFLNINEIRIVDNISKQISYETHRFEGFIRFNYIDEKFLYSSIEPDNDILELLGDHFQNRFPKEYFIIHDILRDKALIYNTFFYEIIEMTNDTYEKLKSHSDDYTKLWKAYFKSTTIEERKNLRLQSRMMPKRYWKHILET
- a CDS encoding beta-class carbonic anhydrase codes for the protein MSKLEEILGYNRKFIENKDYEAYITTKIPKKKMVILSCMDTRLTELLPKAMNIKNGDAKIIKDAGATVMHHFGGVMRSIVVAVYEFGAEDVFVVGHHGCGMSNLDTKSLVKKMVDRGIKEETISTLNNAGVNVEKWLHGFESVEESIKESVRMIKDHPLIPSDIKVHGLIMSPETGELEVIVDGNA
- a CDS encoding galactose ABC transporter substrate-binding protein, which encodes MKKIKKLSKFLTIIPIIYLLSACDKNVTISNYNNHIKEIKIGVTLYNQDDAFISTIVKNIEEIAKDKENDGNYKIIINVLDARGSASEQSSQVERFVSQNYDVICVNMVDRTTASTIIDKAKASNIPVVFFNREPVEEDLDRWNKLYYVGAEAEKAGEMQADIIINAYRKNKQMVDRNGDGKIQYAMLEGEPGHQDALIRSEYCIKAMEKNGIELEKVADDTAYWQSAQATAKMSKWINTYGDKIEVVFSNNDDMALGAIQALEGQNRIKNKPLVIGIDGIPKALEAVKKGTMIGTVINDSWKQADAIFNLAYKLATHGDMSSVQGLEKGKYIRTAHTEVTIDNVDLFLQKSTDK
- a CDS encoding substrate-binding domain-containing protein, translating into MRKKKKRIFIFLFLLLITSFVLLMNDTILHEKEKRMYNISVITRGKNSESSMIIRQGIEQAASEMDVNIRFITLAEDNSTIEQKELIEKEIRNKADAIVIAPTDYEKMSEPIENAMRKIPVVMIESTIKSEQKLSSISCNNYALGENLAEEVVKNGNVNNNIVIVKNNLECSSIKERYDGFMSVLSNTKNNYIFWEFNDSNPSTYREETKKILEDSNINVIVAFDSEELEWIAQTKKDFGNIDKKIADVQVYGVGSTNKIISFLEDKIINATAIQNEFNVGYLGIKTAVDKLNKKKENENSISSTVINKDNMYSETNQRLLFPFIK
- a CDS encoding sensor histidine kinase, with amino-acid sequence MLNLIREKIQKIIKYFKNASIKYIISIAFTGIAVIGMLIVSGALYFRFINSTEDIIAENNKSMLDQVNLNLDNYLHNMMRISDTTYYDVIKKKDLANESIDKEMDLLYGANKDSITSICVFSNDGEVVAASPLGKLKSSVDPRVNDWFYTALSRKENLHFSTPHVQNIFIDPDNKYHWVVSLSRAVELTNNKRTTSGVLLVDINFSGIEQICKNASLGQSAYVYLIDRDGEIIYHPRQQLIYSNLIEENNKIAAAYEEGNHEENFQGEERLVTVKTVGYTGWKIVGVTPMKDITSDYSQMSIFAIFIISFGICVLVFLNMLVSSRIANPIRSLEKSVKELESGVKDVEISISGSYETKHLGKAIRSMVNQMHSLMDNIISEQESKRKSELNALQAQINPHFLYNTLDSIIWMIENENYDGAIIMVTALARLFRISLSRGKNIITVKDEIEHARNYLTIQNIRYKNKFTYNIEVDEDTLNLASIKLIIQPIIENAIYHGMEFMSGDGEILVKSYIKEGDLFIDVVDNGLGMPQEVADALLTIKSKAENEKKSSGIGLKNVHERIQLYYGKGYGLKIFSEPDEGTTISIHMPCVDYSEVRKREEDN